One stretch of Armigeres subalbatus isolate Guangzhou_Male chromosome 2, GZ_Asu_2, whole genome shotgun sequence DNA includes these proteins:
- the LOC134217896 gene encoding uncharacterized protein LOC134217896, translating into MSRYDSMNKTWSGPSQPSIFNPEANIGQVVWNLLSRTPDKIIQINADTGYEMACSEMKRRIVRVTLHLKKLGFKCGDLVTLACNNTDNVVPVYFACLNLGMAVNPLAPVFKRDDLAHMMRLTQSKLVFCDEVNRVEVENAVTQAIRVTPRIFVMGDRNGAALSIEDLLTPVEGEESFVPPYLGDSKKLTATVLCSSGTTGLPKGVCLSHAHLIACELFSDKLNAGPIFSFSPLFWMTGVFAAHNSVLYTRTRIITAKPFSADTFYSIVDKYKAEDIFTPPSAIAAIQSHSSYKTVQLSSVKLWLLGGSTVAPELVTTLQERFNAIEIKAVYGCSECGCVTSPMLPIGSLARNITVKITDENGRKLGPNEKGEICLKYTYRFLEYMNNNEMTIDAFDCEGFYRTGDIGCFDADGYLFIVDRIKDIIKYMNFQISPSDLEDIILKIEGVSQVCVAGVPTEDRSSELVTAVIVRQPGCCLTKQEVVETVNGQVSDYKKLRGGVYFVDQLPMTPAGKVLRRSVKDMIINGKC; encoded by the exons ATGTCCCGATACGACTCGATGAACAAAACTTGGTCCGGGCCATCCCAACCCAGCATTTTCAACCCAGAAGCCAATATTGGGCAGGTGGTTTGGAATCTACTTTCCAGAACCCCCGACAAGATTATTCAAATCAATGCCGACACCGGTTACGAGATGGCTTGTTCCGAGATGAAGCGACGCATTGTCCGAGTGACCCTTCATCTGAAGAAATTGGGCTTTAAATGTGGAGACTTGGTAACGTTGGCGTGTAACAATACGGACAACGTGGTGCCCGTTTACTTCGCCTGTTTGAATCTGGGAATGGCAGTCAATCCTTTGGCCCCGGTGTTCAAGCGGGACGATTTGGCACACATGATGCGACTGACACAATCGAAGCTTGTTTTCTGCGACGAGGTCAATCGTGTTGAAGTGGAAAATGCTGTCACGCAAGCTATTCGAGTTACACCACGGATCTTTGTCATGGGTGATCGAAATGGAGCAGCTCTATCGATCGAAGATCTTCTAACCCCAGTAGAAGGCGAGGAAAGCTTCGTTCCACCTTATCTGGGTGATTCGAAAAAACTTACGGCAACCGTTCTGTGCTCTTCTGGCACAACAGGACTACCGAAGGGAGTATGTCTGTCCCATGCTCATTTAATCGCTTGTGAACTGTTTTCTGA cAAGTTAAACGCTGGCCCGATTTTCAGTTTCAGCCCACTATTCTGGATGACTGGGGTGTTCGCTGCGCATAATTCAGTTCTGTACACTCGGACGCGAATCATTACGGCGAAACCGTTCAGTGCCGATACGTTCTACTCCATTGTCGACAAGTACAAAGCGGAAGACATTTTCACACCACCTTCGGCCATCGCCGCTATTCAAAGCCATTCCAGTTATAAAACGGTTCAATTGAGTAGTGTGAAACTATGGCTTTTGGGTGGTTCAACAGTAGCTCCTGAACTTGTAACCACTTTGCAGGAGCGATTCAACGCCATTGAGATTAAAGCGGTTTACGGTTGCTCGGAATGTGGATGCGTTACATCTCCGATGTTACCGATTGGATCACTGGCAAGGAACATCACAGTGAAAATCACCGACGAGAACGGACGAAAACTGGGGCCTAACGAAAAGGGTGAAATTTGTTTGAAGTACACATACCGATTTCTG GAGTACATGAACAACAACGAGATGACGATTGACGCATTCGACTGCGAAGGATTCTACAGAACCGGAGACATTGGCTGCTTCGACGCCGATGGTTATCTCTTCATCGTTGACCGCATCAAGGATATCATCAAGTACATGAACTTCCAGATATCACCATCGGATCTGGAGGACATCATACTAAAGATTGAAGGAGTCAGTCAGGTGTGTGTTGCTGGAGTTCCAACGGAGGATCGATCGTCGGAACTGGTAACCGCGGTGATCGTTAGGCAGCCCGGTTGTTGTTTAACCAAACAGGAAGTGGTTGAAACGGTGAATGGACAAGTTAGCGATTATAAGAAGCTACGAGGCGGTGTATATTTTGTCGATCAACTGCCGATGACTCCAGCAGGAAAGGTTTTGCGACGATCGGTAAAAGATATGATTATTAATggaaaatgttaa
- the LOC134213550 gene encoding uncharacterized protein LOC134213550 isoform X2 — MAAFDACTKTWTGSAEPNILNPEANLGQIILNLLSRTPDKVIQINADTGYEMPCAEMKRRIIRVALNLRKLGYGPGDLATLVCTNTENVVPVYGGCLTLGMAVNPLAPVFNREELAHMMRLTQSKVVFCDETNRAVVEEAVRDSIRGNPRIYVMGKGSTSAPSVDELLVPVEGEETFEAPYLGDSTTLMAVVLCSSGTTGAPKGVCLSHAHLIEAETFADTLNAGPVFSFSQLFWMSGVFAAHMSLLCTRARVITSRPFNAETFITVVEKYKVEDTFTPPACIAEIQSHPRYQSVDFSCLKRWVLGGSPISKELLDSLVERFPGTEIKPVYGSSEVGVITSPMKPFIPGSVGTLTRSVKVKIVDENGSRLGPNEKGEIRAQFKHTFLGYINNEQMTRDACDEEGFFKTGDIGYFDSDGFLFVIDRIKDIIKYKNYQISPSDLEDVILKIDGVKQVCVAGVPTKDQSSDLPTAMIVLQGGSSLTANEVVQTVNEQVSDYKKLRGGVHFIDRLPTSPAGKVMRRVVKEMLIKCVA, encoded by the exons ATGGCCGCGTTCGACGCATGTACTAAAACTTGGACCGGCAGTGCTGAGCCCAACATCTTGAACCCGGAAGCCAATCTGGGCCAAATCATTCTGAATCTTCTATCGAGAACGCCGGATAAAGTAATTCAAATCAACGCAGATACCGGTTATGAGATGCCTTGTGCTGAGATGAAACGTCGGATAATTCGGGTGGCCCTCAACCTTCGGAAGCTCGGATACGGACCTGGTGATTTGGCTACTCTGGTTTGCACGAACACGGAGAATGTCGTTCCAGTGTACGGCGGATGTTTAACATTAGGTATGGCTGTTAACCCGTTGGCTCCGGTATTCAACCGCGAAGAATTGGCGCACATGATGCGATTGACGCAGTCGAAAGTTGTGTTTTGTGACGAGACTAACCGTGCAGTGGTGGAAGAAGCTGTGCGTGATAGTATTCGGGGGAATCCTAGAATCTACGTAATGGGAAAAGGAAGCACGAGTGCACCATCCGTTGATGAGCTGTTAGTCCCGGTGGAAGGCGAGGAAACATTTGAAGCCCCTTATCTTGGTGATTCGACAACTCTAATGGCTGTTGTCCTGTGCTCGTCGGGAACTACGGGTGCTCCTAAAGGAGTATGCCTTTCACACGCCCATCTTATTGAAGCAGAAACCTTCGCTGA TACTTTGAATGCTGGACCAGTGTTCAGCTTCAGCCAACTGTTTTGGATGTCCGGAGTATTTGCTGCCCATATGTCATTGCTGTGCACCCGAGCCCGCGTCATCACATCTCGACCTTTCAATGCCGAAACGTTCATCACCGTTGtagaaaaatacaaagtagagGACACTTTCACTCCACCGGCATGTATAGCAGAAATCCAAAGTCACCCAAGATATCAGTCGGTTGATTTCAGTTGCCTAAAACGATGGGTCCTGGGAGGTTCACCCATTTCCAAGGAATTGTTGGACAGTCTTGTGGAGCGATTCCCTGGAACCGAGATAAAACCTGTGTATGGATCTTCGGAGGTTGGGGTCATCACGTCCCCTATGAAACCCTTCATCCCAGGTTCGGTGGGAACTTTAACCAGAAGTGTAAAAGTGAAAATCGTGGATGAAAACGGATCAAGACTTGGACCAAACGAAAAAGGAGAAATTCGAGCACAGTTCAAGCATACCTTTTTA ggATACATCAACAATGAGCAAATGACTCGCGACGCGTGCGACGAAGAAGGATTCTTCAAAACCGGAGACATTGGTTATTTCGATTCGGATGGTTTTCTGTTTGTGATCGACCGCATCAAGGACATCATCAAGTACAAAAACTATCAAATATCACCGTCGGATTTGGAAGACGTCATTTTGAAGATTGACGGTGTGAAACAGGTGTGCGTGGCCGGCGTTCCTACCAAGGATCAATCTTCCGATCTGCCAACGGCGATGATCGTGCTTCAGGGGGGATCGAGCTTAACGGCGAACGAGGTGGTGCAAACAGTAAATGAACAAGTGAGCGATTACAAAAAGCTACGTGGTGGCGTTCACTTCATCGATCGGCTGCCAACGTCGCCTGCAGGGAAAGTGATGCGAAGAGTGGTCAAGGAAATGTTGATCAAATGTGTGGCATAG
- the LOC134213550 gene encoding uncharacterized protein LOC134213550 isoform X3: MAFYDPERKQWQGKTQPSILNPEANIGQIVWNLLSRAPDKVIQINADEDSYMTCAEMKRRIVRIAMNLQSMGCSRGDIVSLVCTNGENVVPIYVGCLTIGLVVNSLAPVFNKDDLAHMMRQTQSRVVFCDKENREIVEQAAGEAIAKKPMIFVTGNSVGEALSVDVLLRSVKGEEQFVPKYLGDSRKLLAIILCSSGTTGLPKGVCLSHAHLIENDMFAEQLNAGPIFNFSALFWATGMFAVLTSLYYQRPRVITRKPFNEEIVIDAIEKYKVEDIFTPPSYIALLVNHPRFAKADFSSVKRWTMGGAIVSEELRVKLANRLPYGKTKSVYGTSEIGIVTAADTPCVPGAVGTLVSNLEAKIVDECDRRLGPMEKGEIRLKFKHKILGYLNNEQATKEAFDAEDFFKTGDIGYFDQHGQLFVIDRIKDIIKYNNYQVSPSDLESVIEKIDGVKQVCVTGVPLQDKTSDLVTAVVVRKQESTLTEEQLLEAVNNQVSDYKQIRGGVYFVDRLPTSAAGKVLRRAVKEMKN, from the exons ATGGCTTTCTACGATCCGGAGCGCAAACAGTGGCAAGGAAAGACGCAACCCAGCATCCTCAACCCGGAGGCAAACATTGGGCAGATTGTGTGGAATCTTCTATCGCGAGCTCCGGACAAAGTGATCCAAATCAATGCCGATGAGGATAGCTACATGACTTGCGCCGAAATGAAACGCCGTATCGTTCGGATTGCGATGAATTTGCAGTCGATGGGGTGCAGTCGCGGGGATATTGTTTCGTTGGTTTGTACCAACGGTGAAAACGTGGTTCCAATTTATGTCGGGTGCTTGACGATCGGTTTGGTGGTAAATTCGCTGGCGCCGGTGTTCAATAAGGACGATCTGGCGCACATGATGCGTCAAACGCAATCAAGGGTAGTGTTTTGCGATAAAGAAAACCGAGAGATTGTTGAGCAGGCAGCTGGGGAGGCAATCGCTAAGAAGCCGATGATCTTTGTGACGGGGAATAGTGTAGGAGAAGCGTTATCGGTTGATGTTCTTTTGAGGTCAGTTAAGGGCGAAGAACAGTTCGTACCGAAGTATCTGGGTGATTCTCGAAAACTGTTAGCTATTATTCTGTGCTCATCGGGTACAACCGGACTTCCTAAGGGAGTGTGTTTATCTCATGCTCATCTGATTGAAAACGATATGTTTGCGGA ACAACTGAACGCAGGACCGATATTCAACTTCAGTGCACTGTTCTGGGCAACCGGGATGTTTGCTGTGCTGACGTCGCTTTATTATCAACGTCCTCGAGTTATCACCCGAAAACCATTCAACGAAGAAATTGTTATTGATGCGATTGAGAAATACAAAGTGGAGGACATATTCACTCCTCCATCTTACATTGCGTTGCTGGTAAACCACCCCCGTTTTGCGAAGGCTGATTTCAGTAGCGTTAAAAGGTGGACTATGGGAGGTGCTATCGTGTCAGAAGAGTTACGAGTCAAACTGGCAAATCGGCTGCCGTATGGGAAAACCAAGTCCGTCTATGGAACGTCAGAAATCGGAATCGTTACAGCGGCAGATACGCCGTGTGTTCCCGGAGCAGTTGGTACGTTGGTTTCAAATTTGGAAGCTAAGATAGTTGACGAGTGCGATCGGAGATTAGGCCCCATGGAAAAAGGAGAAATACGTTTGAAATTCAAGCATAAGATTTTG GGTTACCTCAACAATGAGCAAGCAACGAAGGAAGCATTCGATGCGGAAGATTTCTTCAAAACCGGTGACATTGGATATTTCGATCAGCATGGTCAACTTTTCGTAATCGATCGAATTAAGGACATCATCAAGTATAACAATTATCAAGTTTCGCCGTCGGACCTGGAATCCGTCATCGAGAAGATCGATGGAGTGAAACAAGTTTGTGTAACAGGGGTACCACTGCAGGATAAAACATCGGACTTAGTGacggccgttgtcgttcgaaaGCAAGAATCGACGCTAACCGAAGAACAGCTCTTGGAGGCCGTTAATAATCAAGTTAGTGACTACAAACAGATACGGGGTGGAGTGTATTTCGTGGATCGACTGCCTACTTCAGCTGCTGGAAAAGTTCTCAGACGTGCCGTGAAAGAGATG AAAAACTGA
- the LOC134213550 gene encoding uncharacterized protein LOC134213550 isoform X1: MAFYDPERKQWQGKTQPSILNPEANIGQIVWNLLSRAPDKVIQINADEDSYMTCAEMKRRIVRIAMNLQSMGCSRGDIVSLVCTNGENVVPIYVGCLTIGLVVNSLAPVFNKDDLAHMMRQTQSRVVFCDKENREIVEQAAGEAIAKKPMIFVTGNSVGEALSVDVLLRSVKGEEQFVPKYLGDSRKLLAIILCSSGTTGLPKGVCLSHAHLIENDMFAEQLNAGPIFNFSALFWATGMFAVLTSLYYQRPRVITRKPFNEEIVIDAIEKYKVEDIFTPPSYIALLVNHPRFAKADFSSVKRWTMGGAIVSEELRVKLANRLPYGKTKSVYGTSEIGIVTAADTPCVPGAVGTLVSNLEAKIVDECDRRLGPMEKGEIRLKFKHKILGYLNNEQATKEAFDAEDFFKTGDIGYFDQHGQLFVIDRIKDIIKYNNYQVSPSDLESVIEKIDGVKQVCVTGVPLQDKTSDLVTAVVVRKQESTLTEEQLLEAVNNQVSDYKQIRGGVYFVDRLPTSAAGKVLRRAVKEMVIYRVGVK; encoded by the exons ATGGCTTTCTACGATCCGGAGCGCAAACAGTGGCAAGGAAAGACGCAACCCAGCATCCTCAACCCGGAGGCAAACATTGGGCAGATTGTGTGGAATCTTCTATCGCGAGCTCCGGACAAAGTGATCCAAATCAATGCCGATGAGGATAGCTACATGACTTGCGCCGAAATGAAACGCCGTATCGTTCGGATTGCGATGAATTTGCAGTCGATGGGGTGCAGTCGCGGGGATATTGTTTCGTTGGTTTGTACCAACGGTGAAAACGTGGTTCCAATTTATGTCGGGTGCTTGACGATCGGTTTGGTGGTAAATTCGCTGGCGCCGGTGTTCAATAAGGACGATCTGGCGCACATGATGCGTCAAACGCAATCAAGGGTAGTGTTTTGCGATAAAGAAAACCGAGAGATTGTTGAGCAGGCAGCTGGGGAGGCAATCGCTAAGAAGCCGATGATCTTTGTGACGGGGAATAGTGTAGGAGAAGCGTTATCGGTTGATGTTCTTTTGAGGTCAGTTAAGGGCGAAGAACAGTTCGTACCGAAGTATCTGGGTGATTCTCGAAAACTGTTAGCTATTATTCTGTGCTCATCGGGTACAACCGGACTTCCTAAGGGAGTGTGTTTATCTCATGCTCATCTGATTGAAAACGATATGTTTGCGGA ACAACTGAACGCAGGACCGATATTCAACTTCAGTGCACTGTTCTGGGCAACCGGGATGTTTGCTGTGCTGACGTCGCTTTATTATCAACGTCCTCGAGTTATCACCCGAAAACCATTCAACGAAGAAATTGTTATTGATGCGATTGAGAAATACAAAGTGGAGGACATATTCACTCCTCCATCTTACATTGCGTTGCTGGTAAACCACCCCCGTTTTGCGAAGGCTGATTTCAGTAGCGTTAAAAGGTGGACTATGGGAGGTGCTATCGTGTCAGAAGAGTTACGAGTCAAACTGGCAAATCGGCTGCCGTATGGGAAAACCAAGTCCGTCTATGGAACGTCAGAAATCGGAATCGTTACAGCGGCAGATACGCCGTGTGTTCCCGGAGCAGTTGGTACGTTGGTTTCAAATTTGGAAGCTAAGATAGTTGACGAGTGCGATCGGAGATTAGGCCCCATGGAAAAAGGAGAAATACGTTTGAAATTCAAGCATAAGATTTTG GGTTACCTCAACAATGAGCAAGCAACGAAGGAAGCATTCGATGCGGAAGATTTCTTCAAAACCGGTGACATTGGATATTTCGATCAGCATGGTCAACTTTTCGTAATCGATCGAATTAAGGACATCATCAAGTATAACAATTATCAAGTTTCGCCGTCGGACCTGGAATCCGTCATCGAGAAGATCGATGGAGTGAAACAAGTTTGTGTAACAGGGGTACCACTGCAGGATAAAACATCGGACTTAGTGacggccgttgtcgttcgaaaGCAAGAATCGACGCTAACCGAAGAACAGCTCTTGGAGGCCGTTAATAATCAAGTTAGTGACTACAAACAGATACGGGGTGGAGTGTATTTCGTGGATCGACTGCCTACTTCAGCTGCTGGAAAAGTTCTCAGACGTGCCGTGAAAGAGATGGTAATTTATAGGGTTGGTGTTAAGTGA